From one Candidatus Sulfotelmatobacter sp. genomic stretch:
- a CDS encoding aspartate/glutamate racemase family protein: MPTVTLVHAVLPALAPMRDALAEAIPNVQIRNLLDEGLSTEAERRGGVDRACVERMLALLGLAVAAPTDAILLTCTAYSTMLPQARRRFPDTPMFAVDQVMVETAVARARRIGVLATFAAGLEQQRELLAREARAQEKTIEIVPSLHPLAMDALRRGEPAEHDRIVLDALPSLLAQTDLVLLAQASMARVAPQIPAADRERVLSSPRLAAQALRVALGVPA; encoded by the coding sequence GTGCCGACCGTCACCCTCGTGCATGCCGTCCTCCCGGCGCTCGCGCCGATGCGCGACGCGTTGGCCGAGGCGATCCCGAACGTGCAGATCCGCAATCTGCTCGATGAAGGCTTGAGCACCGAAGCCGAACGGCGCGGCGGCGTCGACCGCGCCTGCGTCGAGCGAATGCTGGCGCTGCTCGGGCTCGCGGTCGCGGCGCCGACCGACGCGATCCTGCTGACCTGCACCGCCTACTCGACGATGCTGCCGCAGGCGCGCCGGCGCTTCCCGGATACGCCGATGTTCGCGGTCGACCAGGTGATGGTCGAGACGGCGGTCGCGCGCGCGCGACGCATCGGCGTGCTGGCGACGTTCGCGGCCGGGCTCGAGCAACAGCGCGAGCTGCTCGCGCGTGAGGCCCGCGCGCAGGAGAAGACGATCGAGATCGTGCCGAGCCTGCACCCGCTGGCGATGGACGCGCTGCGGCGCGGCGAGCCGGCGGAACACGATCGGATCGTCCTCGACGCGCTGCCGTCGCTGCTTGCCCAGACCGACCTCGTGCTGCTCGCGCAGGCCAGCATGGCGCGCGTCGCGCCCCAGATACCGGCGGCGGATCGCGAGCGCGTGCTGAGCAGCCCACGCCTGGCCGCGCAGGCGCTGCGCGTGGCGCTGGGAGTCCCCGCGTGA
- the oxlT gene encoding oxalate/formate MFS antiporter — protein sequence MKTVTANRWVQAVLGIVCMFMIANFQFGWTVFVDPLIKTMGWKLAAIQLAFTIFVLVETWLVPFEAALVDRFGPRVMVMGGGVLVALGWTIDGTAHALVGLYVGAVVCGIGAGMIYATCVPNAVKWFAKHRGLAVGLTVAGFGAGAALTVTPLYYMVERAGPFPTFTFFGIVQGAVIVVCGFFLVRPPAAVSIEEQRQVRVLQGNGDVPPARTLRSPVFWLMYLSFTLVAAGGLMGVAQIAPIAKSFHIGKAPIHVGLWVVPTLLLTLQLNNIVGGIARPLLGWVSDYVGREKTLAIAFTVEGIGVLAFSKFGHTPVSFVLLSAVVFFAWGEIYSIFPSLVRDHFGQKYAATNYGMLYTAKGVASFLVPISAVITAATGSWTAALYLAAALNLVAAVCAAALWPLRKREIAHTLVRQPDPITAASQVLAS from the coding sequence ATGAAGACGGTGACGGCGAACCGATGGGTGCAGGCGGTGCTCGGCATCGTCTGCATGTTCATGATCGCGAACTTCCAGTTCGGGTGGACCGTGTTCGTCGACCCACTGATCAAGACCATGGGGTGGAAGCTGGCCGCGATCCAGCTCGCCTTCACGATCTTCGTGCTGGTCGAAACGTGGCTGGTCCCGTTCGAAGCGGCGCTGGTGGACCGCTTCGGGCCGCGCGTCATGGTGATGGGCGGCGGCGTGCTGGTCGCGCTGGGCTGGACCATCGACGGGACCGCGCACGCGCTGGTCGGGCTGTACGTCGGCGCGGTCGTGTGCGGGATCGGCGCCGGCATGATCTATGCGACCTGCGTCCCCAACGCGGTGAAGTGGTTCGCGAAGCACCGCGGCCTGGCGGTCGGCCTGACCGTCGCCGGGTTCGGCGCCGGCGCCGCCCTGACGGTGACGCCGCTGTACTACATGGTCGAGCGCGCCGGACCGTTTCCGACCTTCACGTTCTTCGGCATCGTGCAGGGCGCCGTCATCGTCGTCTGCGGTTTCTTCCTGGTTCGGCCGCCGGCCGCGGTCAGCATCGAAGAGCAGCGCCAAGTGCGCGTGCTGCAAGGCAACGGTGACGTTCCCCCGGCGCGCACGCTGCGCTCGCCCGTGTTCTGGCTGATGTACCTCTCGTTCACGCTGGTCGCGGCGGGCGGCCTGATGGGCGTCGCGCAGATCGCCCCGATCGCGAAGTCGTTCCACATCGGCAAGGCGCCGATCCACGTCGGGCTGTGGGTCGTCCCCACGCTGCTGCTGACGCTGCAGCTGAACAACATCGTCGGCGGGATCGCGCGGCCGCTGCTGGGCTGGGTGTCCGACTACGTCGGACGTGAGAAGACGCTCGCGATCGCCTTCACCGTCGAGGGGATCGGCGTGCTGGCCTTCAGCAAGTTCGGTCATACGCCGGTGTCGTTCGTGCTGCTCTCGGCAGTCGTGTTCTTCGCCTGGGGCGAGATCTACAGCATCTTCCCCTCGCTCGTGCGCGACCACTTCGGTCAGAAGTACGCGGCCACCAACTACGGGATGCTCTACACCGCCAAGGGCGTCGCGTCGTTCCTGGTCCCGATCTCGGCCGTCATCACGGCCGCGACCGGCAGCTGGACCGCGGCGCTCTACCTCGCCGCCGCGCTCAATCTCGTCGCCGCCGTGTGCGCCGCCGCGCTGTGGCCGCTGCGCAAGCGCGAGATCGCGCACACGCTGGTGCGCCAGCCCGACCCCATCACCGCCGCCAGTCAGGTGCTGGCGTCCTAA
- a CDS encoding VOC family protein, whose protein sequence is MSPFSVHGGRVACTGNATRLTGWTSSEPLPAPIDPIGNVLYRSFTDEFRSWYARWNELVRSAALSVGVSMPVTRFDHVNILTVDIDAARDFFVAVLGLQPGDRPPFRSPGYWLYQGSQALIHISDAGNHEQTHPEDIGAVRTGGHPAVDHLAFRCEGYADTKERLRRLGLAFHEADVPYANDRQIFVDGPDGVTVELLFTPAEVEAAGGTLHAGVR, encoded by the coding sequence TTGTCGCCCTTTTCCGTGCACGGTGGGCGGGTCGCCTGCACCGGGAACGCCACTCGCCTCACCGGGTGGACGAGTTCTGAACCATTGCCGGCGCCTATCGACCCGATAGGAAACGTGCTTTACCGCAGCTTTACAGACGAGTTTCGCTCGTGGTACGCTCGCTGGAACGAGCTAGTTCGCAGTGCCGCACTTTCGGTCGGGGTCAGTATGCCGGTCACGCGCTTCGATCACGTCAACATCCTCACCGTCGATATCGACGCCGCGCGCGACTTCTTCGTCGCGGTGCTCGGGTTGCAGCCCGGAGATCGCCCGCCGTTTCGATCGCCGGGCTACTGGCTCTACCAAGGTTCGCAAGCGCTGATCCACATCAGCGACGCGGGCAACCACGAGCAGACGCACCCGGAAGACATCGGCGCGGTCCGCACCGGCGGCCATCCGGCGGTCGATCACCTGGCTTTTCGCTGCGAGGGCTACGCGGATACGAAAGAGCGGTTGCGCCGGCTCGGGCTGGCCTTTCACGAGGCCGACGTGCCGTATGCGAACGACCGGCAGATTTTCGTCGACGGTCCCGACGGCGTGACCGTCGAGTTGCTTTTCACGCCGGCCGAAGTCGAGGCCGCCGGCGGAACGCTGCATGCGGGAGTGCGCTAG
- a CDS encoding alcohol dehydrogenase catalytic domain-containing protein: MSATVSPDPVSLRIPTTMRAAVLVEPGEFRILEKRVPEPGPGEVLVKVAMCGTCGTDLKIMQHPFPHQPPFGSFTPGHEWTGTVVALGDAVDEFAVGDRVAIEAHSGCGRCANCVVGEYTACLNYGNVHKGHRTSGFTADGGFAEYAIHHAKALYKMPANVTWEDAVLVSTAGTGLYGLDVAGGFIVGQSVVVIGPGPVGLMTVQLAKALGAGQVILVGTRTGRLEMGLRLGADAVVSSRDEDPVAAVRRLTDGIGADVVIEASGAMDTPQQCVEMVKLGGKILFLAFYKDKVTFDLSRAIRQDVTLYTTRGEGGANVGRALSLAAQGKIKGAELVTHHFPLEDIMEGFRVVREREGDPIKAVFVP, from the coding sequence ATGTCCGCCACCGTTTCGCCCGACCCCGTCTCGTTGCGCATCCCGACCACGATGCGCGCCGCCGTGCTCGTCGAGCCCGGCGAGTTCCGCATCCTCGAGAAGCGCGTCCCCGAACCGGGCCCGGGCGAAGTGCTGGTCAAGGTCGCGATGTGCGGCACCTGCGGGACGGACTTGAAGATCATGCAGCACCCGTTCCCGCACCAGCCGCCGTTCGGCTCGTTCACTCCGGGCCACGAGTGGACGGGCACGGTCGTCGCGCTGGGTGACGCGGTCGACGAGTTCGCGGTCGGCGACCGGGTCGCGATCGAAGCGCACAGCGGCTGCGGGCGCTGCGCGAACTGCGTGGTCGGCGAGTACACCGCGTGCCTCAACTACGGCAACGTGCACAAGGGCCATCGCACCAGCGGCTTCACCGCCGACGGCGGCTTCGCCGAGTACGCGATCCATCACGCCAAAGCGCTCTACAAGATGCCGGCCAACGTGACGTGGGAAGACGCCGTGCTCGTCTCGACCGCGGGCACCGGGCTCTACGGGCTCGACGTCGCGGGCGGTTTCATCGTCGGCCAATCGGTCGTCGTCATCGGCCCCGGCCCGGTCGGCTTGATGACGGTGCAGCTGGCCAAGGCGCTGGGCGCCGGACAGGTGATCCTGGTCGGGACGCGCACCGGGCGGCTCGAGATGGGACTGCGCCTGGGCGCCGACGCGGTCGTCAGCTCGCGCGACGAGGATCCGGTCGCGGCGGTGCGCCGCCTGACCGACGGCATCGGCGCCGACGTCGTGATCGAAGCCTCCGGCGCGATGGACACGCCGCAGCAGTGCGTCGAGATGGTCAAGCTGGGCGGCAAGATCCTGTTCCTCGCGTTCTACAAGGACAAGGTCACCTTCGACCTGAGCCGCGCGATCCGGCAGGACGTCACCCTCTACACGACGCGCGGCGAAGGCGGCGCCAACGTCGGCCGCGCGCTCTCGCTGGCCGCGCAGGGAAAGATCAAAGGCGCCGAGCTGGTGACCCACCACTTCCCGCTCGAGGACATCATGGAGGGTTTCCGCGTCGTGCGCGAACGCGAAGGAGACCCGATCAAGGCGGTGTTCGTTCCGTAA